Proteins from a single region of Weeksella virosa DSM 16922:
- a CDS encoding PepSY-like domain-containing protein translates to MKKIAFSLAIISLIGLQSCNNIDNKKETYQEIEENGTVKTETVDRNEQLLKEDELPESVRNFITQNFANAQIQNALHEKNNLEDDEYKVQLTDGTKIEFDQGGNWEEVKKEKETIGKLTFLPTPLTDYIKNNYPADGVEKVEKKAQGYEVDLYPSDVELKFDQNGNFVSKSK, encoded by the coding sequence ATGAAAAAAATTGCCTTTAGTCTTGCTATAATATCTTTGATCGGTTTACAATCATGTAATAATATAGATAACAAGAAAGAAACCTACCAAGAGATAGAAGAAAACGGAACCGTGAAAACCGAAACGGTCGATCGTAACGAGCAATTATTGAAAGAAGATGAATTGCCCGAAAGTGTTAGAAATTTTATAACTCAAAATTTTGCAAATGCACAAATACAGAATGCACTTCATGAGAAAAATAACCTAGAAGACGATGAGTATAAAGTACAACTGACCGACGGAACAAAGATAGAATTCGATCAAGGAGGGAATTGGGAAGAAGTGAAAAAAGAAAAAGAAACTATCGGGAAACTAACTTTTTTGCCTACTCCTCTGACCGATTATATCAAAAATAATTATCCTGCAGATGGTGTAGAGAAAGTAGAAAAAAAGGCACAAGGTTACGAAGTGGATTTATATCCGAGTGATGTAGAGCTAAAATTCGATCAAAACGGAAATTTCGTAAGTAAATCAAAATAA
- the pnuC gene encoding nicotinamide riboside transporter PnuC: MIDFLEFLIEPYRTHATWQIVLEIVATLFGIISVYYTYKRDIKLYPTTIISTGIFMFLFFRWGLYGETIIQIYYVSMAIYGWLLWKNELELHQQELQVSWATTKEYRKALLFFVASFLFILMVYYFRPLIENNFNGNYLAQLKIHYTKIDLIDATTTAVFLVGMWMMAKRKIDNWIFWIIGDLIMIPLMIYKGAVITSLQYIVLLVLSIIGLVDWIDTQKTQKNKL; the protein is encoded by the coding sequence ATGATAGATTTCTTAGAGTTTCTTATAGAACCTTATCGCACGCATGCAACTTGGCAGATTGTCCTCGAAATAGTAGCCACTCTATTCGGTATTATTTCTGTTTATTATACCTACAAAAGAGACATCAAACTATATCCTACCACGATAATCTCTACAGGGATTTTTATGTTTTTGTTCTTTCGATGGGGATTATATGGCGAAACCATTATACAGATTTATTACGTTTCTATGGCCATTTATGGTTGGTTACTATGGAAAAATGAACTCGAGTTGCATCAGCAAGAATTGCAAGTTAGTTGGGCAACAACCAAAGAATATAGAAAAGCGTTGTTGTTTTTTGTGGCAAGTTTTCTTTTCATTCTCATGGTTTATTATTTCCGACCATTGATTGAAAATAACTTCAATGGTAATTATCTTGCTCAACTAAAAATTCATTACACCAAAATAGATCTTATTGATGCCACTACGACGGCCGTATTTTTGGTAGGAATGTGGATGATGGCAAAACGAAAAATCGACAACTGGATTTTTTGGATTATAGGAGACCTAATCATGATACCTTTGATGATTTATAAAGGAGCTGTAATTACATCTTTACAATACATCGTATTACTCGTATTATCGATTATTGGCTTAGTAGATTGGATAGATACCCAGAAAACACAAAAAAATAAATTATAA
- a CDS encoding class I SAM-dependent methyltransferase: protein MDKRELRETIFRHLDGIVVAPIISALAKRGVLHFLLTRKKVSLKQVAEEFQANEGYLNVAFHVLASQNYLLHEVDNSTDEVTISLSKYSERAFRNYEIYQDLAAYLSNEVVYNSIETNQEFCTLWMQLYTKYQKYIVPTHQDTLENKKLHHQICKHIEGALIAPLAVRLGMSGMFHKYFMEASFSADEYHKNPQHFEKILSALAQLGWFDKKGKNFQFTPVGLFFARRATAYGVTVSYLPLFAQLNELLFGVAKKIREIEEGQDEKHVHREMNVWGSGGAHATYFKIIDEFIIDIFNRPLNLQPKGILDMGSGNGALLQHLYEVIERKTLRGKYLDEYPLFLVGADYNEAALRVTRANLIQNDIWAKVIWGDISDPKTLAHDLQHDYGIHLSDLLNMRSFLDHNRIWTDVDKPSNRISTSTGAFAYRGKRISNNAIEDNLQEHLENWKPFLQKYGLLIIELHGLSPKIAAENLGKTPATAYDATHGFSDQYIVEYDIFKKICDQVGLESDPKLMKLFPTKELVTVSIQHLTVKETEVSQS from the coding sequence ATGGATAAAAGAGAATTACGCGAAACCATTTTTCGTCATCTAGACGGAATTGTTGTGGCACCAATCATATCTGCCTTGGCAAAAAGAGGAGTATTACACTTTTTATTAACACGCAAAAAAGTATCCCTAAAGCAAGTAGCAGAAGAATTTCAGGCGAACGAAGGCTATCTAAATGTAGCATTTCATGTTTTAGCTTCGCAGAATTATTTGCTACACGAAGTAGATAACTCTACCGATGAGGTTACGATTTCATTGTCAAAATATAGTGAACGCGCTTTCCGTAATTATGAGATTTATCAAGACCTAGCAGCTTACTTGTCAAACGAAGTGGTGTACAATAGTATAGAAACCAACCAAGAATTTTGCACACTATGGATGCAACTATATACCAAATATCAGAAATATATAGTCCCGACCCATCAAGATACATTAGAAAATAAAAAACTTCATCATCAAATCTGCAAACACATAGAAGGGGCTCTGATTGCACCATTGGCCGTACGGTTAGGGATGAGTGGAATGTTTCATAAGTATTTTATGGAAGCATCATTTAGTGCAGACGAATACCACAAAAATCCCCAACATTTCGAGAAAATACTCTCTGCATTGGCCCAATTAGGATGGTTCGATAAAAAAGGTAAAAATTTCCAGTTTACCCCAGTTGGCTTATTCTTTGCGCGTCGCGCAACAGCATACGGAGTAACAGTTTCTTATTTACCTCTTTTCGCACAGCTAAATGAGCTGCTTTTTGGGGTTGCAAAAAAAATAAGAGAAATAGAAGAGGGTCAAGATGAAAAGCATGTTCATAGAGAGATGAATGTGTGGGGAAGTGGAGGAGCACATGCCACGTATTTCAAAATTATAGATGAATTTATTATCGATATCTTCAACCGTCCACTGAATCTTCAACCCAAAGGAATTCTCGATATGGGAAGTGGAAACGGAGCTTTGCTACAACATTTATACGAAGTAATCGAACGAAAAACTTTGCGAGGAAAATATCTCGATGAGTATCCGCTTTTTTTGGTCGGAGCAGACTATAACGAAGCCGCCCTGCGAGTAACGCGAGCAAATCTCATCCAAAACGATATTTGGGCAAAAGTTATATGGGGCGATATATCCGATCCTAAAACCTTAGCGCACGACTTGCAACACGATTACGGCATACATTTGTCTGATTTGTTAAATATGAGAAGCTTTCTCGACCATAACAGAATTTGGACTGATGTAGACAAACCAAGCAACCGGATCAGTACATCTACAGGAGCTTTTGCGTATAGAGGTAAAAGAATATCCAACAATGCCATTGAAGATAACCTACAAGAACACCTTGAGAACTGGAAACCTTTTCTACAAAAATATGGATTATTAATAATAGAGTTGCACGGTCTTTCACCAAAAATAGCAGCTGAAAATTTAGGCAAGACACCCGCCACTGCTTACGATGCAACGCATGGATTTTCTGATCAATATATTGTAGAATATGATATCTTTAAGAAAATTTGCGATCAAGTAGGATTAGAATCGGACCCTAAACTGATGAAGCTATTCCCGACAAAAGAGTTGGTAACCGTTAGTATACAGCATCTTACAGTTAAAGAAACAGAAGTTAGCCAAAGCTAG
- a CDS encoding Bax inhibitor-1/YccA family protein produces MENQNQVQNLLVAQANQADRSTFYKNTYGHVAGGVLVFVIIESLMLRSETLVNFMLSLTQGYLWLALLAGFMGVTWVAQKMAYGSASKSQQYVGYLIYIIAEALLFVPLLYIALAYGGQYVIKQAAVVTGGLFVGLSVIVFLTKTDFSVLKGALTIGFFLAIGLIIAGMLFGFDLGLWFSVGMCALAGGAILYNTHQLKHEFGTQQYVAAALSLFASLMLLFWYILRVFMSRD; encoded by the coding sequence ATGGAAAATCAAAATCAAGTACAAAACCTATTGGTAGCTCAGGCAAATCAGGCCGATCGATCAACCTTCTATAAAAATACATACGGCCATGTTGCCGGTGGTGTGTTGGTCTTTGTTATTATAGAATCGCTCATGCTACGCTCAGAAACTTTAGTAAATTTTATGTTGAGTCTTACTCAAGGCTACCTTTGGTTGGCTTTGTTGGCAGGTTTTATGGGTGTTACATGGGTTGCACAAAAAATGGCTTACGGTTCGGCTTCGAAATCTCAACAATATGTAGGATATCTTATATACATCATTGCAGAGGCACTCCTATTCGTTCCTTTACTCTATATTGCATTGGCGTACGGCGGTCAATACGTAATAAAACAAGCAGCTGTAGTAACCGGAGGTTTGTTTGTCGGACTCTCGGTAATAGTATTTCTAACCAAAACAGACTTCTCGGTCTTGAAAGGTGCACTAACAATTGGCTTCTTTCTCGCCATTGGATTGATTATTGCAGGTATGCTGTTCGGATTCGATTTAGGATTATGGTTCTCCGTCGGGATGTGTGCTTTGGCAGGTGGAGCAATTTTGTACAATACTCATCAACTAAAGCATGAATTCGGGACGCAACAATATGTTGCAGCAGCCTTATCGCTCTTTGCTTCATTAATGCTTTTGTTCTGGTATATCCTGAGAGTTTTTATGAGTAGAGATTGA
- a CDS encoding LOG family protein has protein sequence MTNEEKENDRIQSPFRPKNWNEIRINDSWALFKIMSEFVDGYETMSKIGPCVSIFGSARTKPDHLYYNMAEEIAYRLTQIGFGVITGGGPAIMEAANKGAQRGGGASVGLGISLPFEAKLNDYIDNQYMVNFNYFFVRKVMFVKYSQGFIVMPGGFGTLDELFEALTLVQTKKSGRFPIVLVGKKFWSGLFDWLKNTMLEEGYIAEKDLELYRLVDTAEEAVAHIKAFYEKYNIKINL, from the coding sequence ATGACAAATGAAGAAAAAGAAAACGATAGAATACAATCGCCTTTCCGACCAAAAAATTGGAATGAAATAAGAATTAACGACTCTTGGGCACTCTTCAAAATAATGAGTGAATTTGTAGACGGTTACGAAACCATGTCAAAAATTGGACCGTGTGTATCTATTTTTGGCTCTGCACGCACCAAGCCCGATCATCTATATTACAACATGGCAGAGGAAATTGCTTACCGATTAACGCAAATTGGTTTCGGGGTAATTACCGGTGGTGGCCCTGCTATAATGGAAGCTGCAAACAAAGGAGCACAAAGAGGAGGAGGAGCTTCTGTAGGATTGGGGATTAGTTTGCCATTCGAGGCAAAACTCAACGATTATATTGATAATCAGTACATGGTAAACTTCAATTACTTTTTTGTGAGAAAAGTAATGTTCGTGAAATATTCTCAAGGGTTTATTGTGATGCCAGGCGGTTTCGGTACTCTGGATGAATTATTTGAAGCACTTACGTTAGTCCAAACTAAAAAATCAGGGCGATTCCCAATCGTTTTGGTAGGAAAAAAGTTTTGGAGTGGTCTCTTCGATTGGCTCAAAAATACCATGCTCGAAGAAGGGTATATTGCAGAAAAAGACTTAGAATTGTACCGCTTGGTAGATACTGCAGAAGAAGCCGTGGCACATATCAAAGCGTTTTATGAGAAATATAATATCAAAATCAATCTTTAG
- a CDS encoding FKBP-type peptidyl-prolyl cis-trans isomerase, with protein sequence MKKIFLSLVVIASFVACNKSGKTIDKLENDDQKASYAFGTSLGDQAQMLNSRLVESDSVNYAEVEKGIREYLNGGKERESFAIGQQIGQTIESVISAQGLEGKFDRDIVIQGFMDVVRKRKLLLTQESGNQFLMTYAEKHVKDLQKENNEKSNKLIEEKKKSSGAKTTASGLVYVVQKEGSGAKPTANSVVKVKYTGKILETGKVFDSTDKNGGEPVEFPLDAVIPGWKEGLQLMSPGAKYTFYIPAALAYGENGAPQGGIGPNQALEFEVELLSTKDASEESKEPAGGTHQLTPEQEAELKKMIEQQGK encoded by the coding sequence ATGAAAAAAATATTTTTAAGTCTTGTGGTTATAGCTTCTTTTGTGGCATGTAACAAGTCTGGAAAAACAATCGATAAGTTAGAGAACGATGACCAAAAAGCTTCGTATGCATTTGGTACGTCTTTGGGTGATCAAGCTCAGATGCTGAATAGTCGTTTGGTAGAGTCGGATTCTGTGAACTATGCAGAGGTAGAAAAAGGAATTCGTGAGTATCTAAACGGAGGGAAAGAGCGTGAATCATTTGCTATTGGGCAACAAATAGGTCAAACTATAGAGTCGGTAATTTCTGCACAAGGTTTAGAAGGGAAGTTCGATCGTGATATAGTTATCCAAGGTTTTATGGATGTTGTGAGAAAGCGCAAATTACTTTTAACGCAAGAATCAGGAAACCAATTTTTGATGACGTATGCCGAGAAGCATGTAAAAGATTTACAAAAAGAAAATAACGAGAAATCGAATAAACTAATCGAAGAAAAGAAAAAATCTTCAGGAGCAAAAACGACCGCTAGCGGATTGGTTTATGTTGTGCAGAAAGAAGGTTCTGGAGCAAAACCAACAGCAAATTCAGTGGTGAAAGTAAAGTATACCGGCAAGATTTTAGAAACAGGAAAAGTTTTTGATTCGACCGACAAGAATGGAGGAGAGCCTGTAGAATTCCCACTAGATGCGGTTATCCCAGGGTGGAAAGAAGGATTGCAATTGATGTCGCCAGGAGCAAAATATACTTTCTATATACCGGCCGCTTTGGCTTATGGTGAGAACGGTGCACCACAAGGAGGAATCGGACCCAACCAAGCATTGGAGTTTGAGGTAGAATTGTTGAGTACGAAAGATGCATCAGAAGAATCGAAAGAACCGGCAGGAGGCACACATCAATTAACGCCAGAACAAGAGGCAGAATTGAAAAAAATGATCGAACAGCAAGGTAAGTAA
- a CDS encoding PepSY-like domain-containing protein, with protein MKIKTLLIGGFIAIGSFTFAQTNVQNARLPQPSQGFLKANFTNNTIAKTKVDAKGNLVDEYEVYLDNGIKVEFDRKGNWKEVDGKGKAIPTQFINQNIVSYIKKHYPNAQVYKVEKEKRGYEVKLSDGLELKFNHKGAFLRIDQ; from the coding sequence ATGAAAATAAAAACACTTTTAATAGGAGGTTTTATAGCAATCGGGAGCTTTACATTCGCACAAACAAATGTGCAAAATGCTCGATTACCACAACCATCACAAGGCTTCTTGAAAGCTAATTTCACCAATAATACTATTGCAAAAACCAAAGTAGATGCCAAAGGAAACCTAGTCGATGAGTACGAAGTCTATTTGGATAACGGGATAAAAGTAGAGTTTGATAGAAAAGGAAACTGGAAAGAAGTCGACGGGAAAGGCAAGGCAATCCCAACACAATTTATCAACCAAAATATCGTGTCGTATATAAAAAAACACTACCCAAATGCACAGGTCTATAAAGTAGAGAAAGAAAAAAGAGGATACGAGGTGAAATTATCAGACGGATTAGAGTTGAAATTTAATCATAAAGGAGCTTTTTTGCGTATCGATCAATAA
- a CDS encoding TonB-dependent receptor, whose translation MKRSIFLLSMISAQWLMAQEQDSIRAENIELEGLTILEQLPISVEKYNKKTLNERNLGQDIPTLLNRGTSILTSSDTGNGMGYSTIRIRGLGESSVNVTLNGVPLNNAESQGVFWVNMPDLASSTNAIYIQRGVGSSTNGMAAFGASVNIETQAPSRDPFLELAGSYGSFNSQKYTVQGGTGKILNDKFSVDVRASHLRSDGYIERASSKLWSYDFTAVYELNNRTSFRFQNMYGNEKTYQAWGGVTREMMNENRRFNPSGAIYNEDWSKVIGYYDNQTDNYQQNHYFFTWNQKMGDDWKSKLTLHYTKGKGYYEDYKQNERLSKYKLEEFTQLKRTDLIRQKWLNNDFYGFNWEMENQRLGDFKFFWGLSANQYKGDHYGFVKWMKDFDWQLPDYKFYNNYATKSQLAAYAKVLYGLDNWEFYGDLQYRFIDYVGKYHEGGENDSDDFRPFDDQFNFINPKVGINYKVNNQHSFYTYYGISNREPLRNDYKYNQAEKPKSEHLQDFELGYKKAGRFSVNLNGYYMLYKNQLVYTGAVNDVGSPLRKNIGKSYRAGVELDAQYAIVPQRVSVFGNATWSKNINKDYKTTEYDAQGNEFVVAYGDTQTILSPSWVAGAGFDVMPIKNFRINWYTKYVGEQYLSNTEPVDGQLASYLLTDLTLSYGLKMKGKQAVDFTFLINNLFDKEYESYGFYYGEAYYFPQAGINVMGGMKVRF comes from the coding sequence ATGAAAAGGTCAATTTTTCTTTTATCAATGATTAGTGCTCAGTGGCTTATGGCGCAAGAGCAAGACAGTATTCGAGCAGAGAACATCGAATTAGAAGGTTTAACGATTCTAGAACAACTACCAATTTCGGTAGAAAAGTACAACAAAAAAACACTGAACGAACGCAACTTAGGGCAAGATATTCCTACTTTGCTCAATCGTGGAACATCTATTCTCACCTCTTCTGATACTGGAAACGGAATGGGCTATTCTACCATTCGGATTCGTGGTCTAGGGGAGAGCTCAGTAAATGTTACTCTAAACGGCGTTCCGTTGAACAATGCAGAATCACAAGGTGTTTTCTGGGTAAACATGCCCGATTTAGCTTCCTCTACCAATGCAATTTATATCCAGCGCGGCGTGGGGTCTTCTACGAATGGGATGGCCGCTTTTGGAGCAAGCGTTAACATAGAAACGCAAGCACCATCACGAGATCCATTTCTAGAGTTAGCAGGCTCTTATGGTAGCTTCAATTCGCAAAAATATACCGTACAAGGTGGAACAGGAAAAATCCTCAATGATAAATTTTCTGTCGATGTACGTGCTTCCCATCTCCGCTCTGACGGTTATATAGAACGGGCATCAAGTAAACTTTGGTCGTATGATTTTACCGCTGTATACGAGCTGAACAACCGCACCTCTTTCCGTTTCCAAAATATGTACGGTAACGAAAAAACATACCAAGCTTGGGGAGGAGTAACCCGTGAAATGATGAACGAAAATAGAAGATTCAACCCATCGGGGGCAATCTATAATGAAGATTGGTCTAAAGTTATTGGGTATTATGACAATCAAACCGATAACTACCAACAAAATCATTACTTCTTTACGTGGAATCAAAAAATGGGGGATGACTGGAAGTCGAAACTTACCCTACACTATACCAAAGGAAAAGGGTATTATGAAGATTATAAGCAAAACGAAAGATTGAGTAAGTACAAATTAGAAGAATTTACACAACTGAAAAGAACAGATCTTATTCGTCAGAAATGGTTAAACAACGATTTTTATGGTTTCAACTGGGAAATGGAAAATCAACGCTTAGGCGACTTCAAGTTTTTCTGGGGACTTTCTGCAAACCAATACAAAGGAGATCACTACGGATTTGTAAAATGGATGAAAGACTTCGATTGGCAATTACCAGATTATAAATTTTACAATAATTATGCAACCAAATCTCAACTTGCAGCCTATGCAAAAGTTTTATATGGGTTAGATAATTGGGAGTTTTATGGTGATTTGCAATATCGTTTTATCGATTATGTTGGGAAATATCACGAAGGAGGAGAGAATGACAGTGATGATTTCCGACCGTTCGACGATCAATTTAATTTTATCAATCCAAAAGTTGGTATAAACTATAAGGTAAATAATCAACACAGTTTTTATACCTATTACGGAATATCAAACCGAGAGCCACTTCGTAACGATTACAAATATAATCAAGCCGAAAAACCAAAGTCAGAACATCTACAAGATTTCGAGTTAGGTTATAAGAAAGCAGGACGATTCTCGGTTAACCTCAACGGATATTATATGCTCTACAAAAATCAGTTGGTCTATACCGGAGCGGTGAATGATGTCGGATCACCTTTGAGAAAAAATATCGGAAAGAGTTATCGAGCAGGAGTCGAGTTAGACGCACAATACGCAATTGTTCCCCAAAGAGTTTCTGTATTCGGGAATGCAACTTGGAGTAAAAACATCAACAAAGACTACAAAACAACCGAATATGATGCACAAGGAAATGAGTTTGTAGTTGCTTACGGTGATACCCAAACCATTCTTTCGCCAAGTTGGGTTGCTGGAGCAGGTTTTGATGTAATGCCAATCAAGAATTTCAGAATCAACTGGTATACGAAATATGTAGGAGAACAATATTTATCGAATACAGAGCCAGTAGATGGACAATTAGCAAGCTATCTATTAACAGATCTTACGTTGAGCTATGGCCTGAAAATGAAAGGAAAACAAGCAGTAGATTTTACATTTTTGATTAACAACTT
- a CDS encoding 4'-phosphopantetheinyl transferase family protein translates to MGITHDLQFKEQTRIVCWKLTESTEELLAFLSLSEKRLEKFQGLRPKQAREYLGLRACLKALDLDYDVLYDEKGKPYLPTSNELSITHSYEYVAVGISDLPLGIDIEKSRPKKILNIKEKYVRDDEFYWLKKYPDQLVDYLHILWGLKEGLYKLNGGNLWNFLHHYRIEEFSLKEKQAISCWISDQKSSRIYYGHYKKFDDFYLTWVLDYT, encoded by the coding sequence ATGGGCATCACGCATGATTTACAATTCAAAGAACAAACCCGAATCGTTTGTTGGAAATTGACCGAAAGCACCGAAGAGTTGTTAGCATTTTTATCTTTATCAGAAAAAAGGCTAGAAAAATTTCAAGGTCTTAGGCCAAAACAAGCAAGAGAATATTTAGGTTTGCGGGCTTGCCTCAAAGCCTTGGATCTCGATTATGATGTGCTGTATGATGAAAAAGGAAAGCCATATCTGCCTACAAGCAACGAATTGTCGATTACTCATTCTTACGAATATGTGGCTGTAGGGATAAGTGATTTGCCTTTAGGTATCGATATAGAAAAATCTCGTCCGAAGAAGATTCTCAATATCAAAGAAAAATATGTAAGAGATGACGAGTTTTATTGGCTGAAAAAGTATCCTGATCAACTTGTCGATTATTTGCATATTCTGTGGGGGCTGAAAGAGGGATTATACAAACTCAATGGTGGCAATCTCTGGAATTTTCTACATCATTATCGTATAGAAGAATTTAGTCTGAAAGAAAAACAGGCTATTTCTTGTTGGATTTCGGATCAAAAATCTAGTAGAATCTATTACGGGCATTATAAGAAATTTGATGATTTTTATCTAACCTGGGTTTTGGATTATACCTAA
- the ahcY gene encoding adenosylhomocysteinase gives MATETHYIPYKVKDISLADWGRKEIKLAEAEMPGLMAIREEYGPSQPLKGARIAGCLHMTIQTAVLIETLVALGAEVTWSSCNIFSTQDHAAAAIAAAGIPVYAWKGMSEEEFDWCIEQTLFFGEDRKPLNMILDDGGDLTNMVFDQYPELAKDIKGLSEETTTGVHRLYERMKNGTLLVPAINVNDSVTKSKFDNKYGCRESAVDAIRRATDVMLAGKRVVVCGYGDVGKGTAASFRGAGSIVTVTEIDPICALQAAMEGFEVKKLENVVHNADVVITTTGNFNIVRAEHFKKMKDKTIVCNIGHFDNEIDMAWLNENYGDTKYEVKPQVDIYNVDGKEIIILAEGRLVNLGCATGHPSFVMSNSFSNQTLAQIELWTNSDAYENKVYMLPKKLDEKVAALHLAKIGVELEILSEEQAKYIGVEVEGPFKPEYYRY, from the coding sequence ATGGCAACAGAAACACACTATATTCCTTACAAGGTAAAGGATATTTCCTTAGCAGATTGGGGAAGAAAAGAAATCAAATTAGCCGAAGCAGAAATGCCAGGATTAATGGCCATTAGAGAAGAGTACGGACCATCGCAACCATTGAAAGGTGCACGCATTGCGGGCTGCTTACACATGACGATACAGACAGCAGTGCTTATCGAAACTCTTGTTGCTTTGGGGGCAGAAGTTACTTGGTCATCTTGTAATATTTTTTCTACACAAGACCATGCAGCAGCAGCAATTGCGGCAGCAGGAATCCCAGTCTATGCCTGGAAAGGGATGAGTGAAGAAGAATTTGATTGGTGCATCGAACAGACCCTTTTCTTTGGCGAAGATAGAAAACCTTTGAATATGATTTTGGATGATGGAGGAGATTTAACCAATATGGTTTTTGATCAATATCCTGAATTGGCAAAAGACATAAAAGGACTTTCTGAAGAAACCACAACTGGTGTTCATCGTTTATACGAGAGAATGAAAAATGGAACATTGCTTGTTCCGGCAATCAATGTAAATGACTCTGTTACAAAATCTAAGTTCGACAATAAATACGGTTGTCGCGAATCTGCAGTTGACGCAATCCGTAGAGCAACAGATGTAATGTTAGCAGGCAAGCGTGTGGTAGTTTGTGGATATGGAGATGTAGGTAAAGGAACTGCAGCATCTTTCCGCGGGGCAGGATCTATTGTAACGGTAACCGAAATCGACCCGATTTGTGCTTTGCAAGCTGCCATGGAAGGTTTCGAAGTTAAGAAGTTAGAAAACGTTGTTCACAATGCAGATGTTGTAATTACCACAACAGGCAACTTCAATATTGTACGCGCAGAGCATTTTAAGAAAATGAAGGACAAAACCATTGTATGTAACATTGGACACTTCGATAATGAGATTGACATGGCATGGTTGAACGAAAACTATGGTGATACAAAATATGAAGTGAAACCGCAGGTAGACATTTACAATGTAGATGGAAAAGAAATTATTATTTTAGCCGAAGGTCGTTTGGTTAATTTAGGATGTGCTACGGGTCACCCATCATTTGTAATGTCGAATTCTTTCTCTAATCAAACTTTGGCACAAATAGAACTTTGGACCAATTCTGATGCTTACGAAAACAAAGTTTATATGTTACCAAAAAAATTAGACGAAAAAGTAGCTGCTTTACACTTGGCAAAAATCGGTGTAGAACTAGAGATTTTATCAGAAGAGCAAGCAAAATATATCGGGGTTGAGGTTGAAGGACCTTTCAAACCAGAATATTATCGATATTAA